From Oncorhynchus mykiss isolate Arlee chromosome 6, USDA_OmykA_1.1, whole genome shotgun sequence, the proteins below share one genomic window:
- the LOC110525188 gene encoding uncharacterized protein LOC110525188: MQHLRLLLLCVLALRQCLCVPLGGQCVDESFCTSSLQEYHAQLVSLPNRLNERSVAAWNYVEKIDLNRVPPVLYEANCLESHSCKGLDSTLRLETIPITLRMPVLRKNPRCTSFSLEFEPINIACICATSRQSGFLTDRF, translated from the exons ATGCAGCACCTGCGTCTGCTACTCCTGTGCGTGCTGGCCCTGCGTCAGTGCCTGTGTGTGCCCCTGGGTGGCCAGTGTGTGGACGAGAGCTTCTGCACTAGCAGCCTGCAGGAGTACCACGCACAGCTAGTCAGCCTGCCCAACCGCCTTAACGAACGCAGTGTAGCCGCCTGGAACTACGT GGAAAAAATTGACTTGAACCGGGTGCCTCCAGTCCTTTATGAAGCCAACTGCCTTGAAAGCCACTCCTGTAAGGGTCTGGACAGCACCCTCAGGTTAGAGACCATCCCCATCACCCTCAGGATGCCCGTGCTGAGGAAAAACCCCCGCTGTACCTCCTTCTCCCTGGAGTTCGAGCCCATCAATATAGCCTGTATATGCGCCACTTCCAGACAAAGTGGATTTCTAACCGATCGATTCTAA